One stretch of Toxoplasma gondii ME49 chromosome XI, whole genome shotgun sequence DNA includes these proteins:
- a CDS encoding apicoplast-associated thioredoxin family protein Atrx1 (encoded by transcript TGME49_312110): protein MRHGPCFTCTHKFSCPSFLRNGVVSALALLFPKTAAVVESLSSPVSVSMAPDSCRPDPVGAPNGRGSLKEVSSSFCTTSSLFSRLSLLFLLFSLFASPRQLSLTSAISLEPSPGSPAAAQVSSGVAPTPVEKESGNGGQVKVHLKRDEAGRPLPVSAASLFAAEKPHEEEEREVLRVGVDAGDSRREKRAVEPTRMLASIDPQHPSVSAQVVSPAPSSSLTAPPTARPRDEGNNTCVRNNETCQRRERYAEKSIQRHRHDSTSSRESVAFASFGSSKNSFATAYAPFDDEDEEGALAHLKNKVKTAVSCPAAKILLGISGVVALGTLGIKYTRNVLRRRRREGLQRPPTPFTDLLGHVLLKRERGKHAAETRELATGDVLGKPGSVTALYFSGRGVEEMLQTRGYQPFTPRLERIVEGCRERGQELNVVYLSADADSSDAEKHFSDMSWYALPFDDAPGQARIHRLFRKFRVSTLPHVVLLDSNARVLNSHAYASMIVRPTAFPWKKQTPAELLGDAFVAGEGQKVGKDALDNNVVGIYFSASWCPPCQAFTPKLVEALKGWKEQGKDVSVVFVSNDRDEKAFEEYFKKMEGFVAIPFADTTRRALLQEALNVRSLPTLVWLSKEGEILTRRGVPHVLEDPEGRNFPWKDKDVNDVSDSVEGIADEPALILFMEHLDEKAKEEQEKALEEAMQALQSQKNDGGVPPLPRLFTAKSLSPRSIALRRICRQDPPDADKEKKGPILTIVDLLDQSYFTALQEPGRIFSADEIVAFINKFRREELERNSLAVPE from the exons ATGAGACACGGTCCATGTTTCACCTGCACTCACAAGTTCAGCTGCCCTTCTTTCCTGCGAAACGGAGTCGTCTCGgcgctcgcgcttctcttccctaAAACCGCG GCCGTCGTCGAgtcgctctcctcccctgtctctgtctccatggCGCCTGACAGTTGCAGACCGGACCCCGTGGGGGCTCCCAATGGACGGGGATCCCTGAAGGaggtttcctcctctttctgcacaacgtcttctctcttttctcgcctctctctcctcttcctgctcttctctctcttcgcttcgcctcgACAGCTCTCCCTAACGTCGGCCATCTCG CTGGAGCCTTCGCCGGGATCTCCCGCTGCGGCCCAAGTGTCGTCAGGCGTCGCCCCCACACCGGTCGAGAAAGAGTCGGGCAACGGCGGCCAGGTGAAGGTCCACCTGAAACGCGACGAGGCAGGCCGGCCACTGCCGGTGTCTGCGGCCTCTTTGTTTGCAGCCGAGAAGCCtcacgaagaggaggaaagggaggTCTTGCGCGTCGGAGTGGACGCAGGAGACtctcggagagagaaacgcgcagtCGAACCCACGCGCATGCTTGCTTCGATCGATCCGCAGCATCCTTCGGTCTCTGCGCAAGTCGTCTCCCcggcgccttcctcttctctcacaGCGCCTCCAACGGCGCGACCGcgcgacgaaggaaacaaTACTTGCGTCAGAAACAACGAGACATGTCAACGGCGCGAAAGATATGCGGAGAAATCCATTCAACGGCATCGACA CGATTCCACCTCCTCGCGGGAGAGCGTCGCTTTTGCGTCCTTCGGATCTTCAAAGAATTCGTTTGCAACTGCCTACGCCCCGttcgacgacgaagacgaagaaggcgctctTGCACACTTGAAAAATAAAGTGAAgactgctgtctcctgcccTGCAGCAAAAATTCTGCTCGGCATCAGTGGAGTCGTCGCTCTAG GGACGCTTGGCATCAAATACACGAGAAACGTTTTGCGGCGCCGTCGACGCGAAGGCCTACAGAGGCCACCGACACCTTTCACAGATCTGCTCGGCCATGTTCTGCTGAAgcgcgaaagaggaaaacatgCGGCCGAGACTCGCGAGCTCGCAACGGGTGATGTGCTCGGCAAACCTGGAAGCGTGACGGCGCTTTACTTTTCAGGGCGAGGCGTTGAGGAAATGTTGCAG ACTCGAGGGTACCAGCCTTTTACGCCTCGCCTAGAGCGCATTGTTGAGGGATGCCGCGAGCGAGGACAAGAACTGAATGTCGTGTATCTCTCTGCAGATGCCGACTCCAGCGACGCCGAAAAACATTTCAGCGACATGTCCTG GTATGCCCTGCCGTTTGACGACGCTCCTGGGCAGGCGCGGATCCACCGACTTTTCCGGAAATTCCGAGTTTCGACTTTGCCTCACGTTGTGCTTCTCGACTCCAATGCGCGTGTTCTTAATTCGCATGCGTACGCGTCGATGATTGTCCGTCCGACGGCTTTTCCatggaaaaagcagacgcCGGCGGAGCTTCTCGGcgacgccttcgtcgccggCGAAGGCCAGAAGGTCGGAAAA GACGCTCTTGACAATAACGTCGTGGGCATCTACTTCAGCGCCTCTTGGTGTCCGCCTTGCCAGGCGTTTACTCCCAAACTCGTGGAGGCTCTGAAGGGATGGAAAGAACAAGGGAAGGATGTCTCAGTTGTTTTCGTCAGCAACGATCGCGATGAAAAAGCGTTCGAAGAGTACTTCAAGAAAATGGAAGGCTTCGTCGCCATTCCCTTCGCCGACACCACCCGCCGAGCCCTACTGCAG GAGGCGCTGAATGTGCGGTCTTTGCCCACCTTGGTGTGGCTGTCGAAGGAAGGGGAAATATTGACAAGGCGAGGCGTTCCGCATGTCCTGGAAGATCCCGAGGGAAGAAACTTTCCGTGGAAAGACAAGGATGTGAACGACGTGAGCGACTCTGTCGAAGGCATTGCAGACGAGCCTGCTCTCATTCTCTTCATGGAGCACCtggacgagaaggcgaaggaagaacaagaaaag gcccTCGAGGAAGCGATGCAGGCCTTGCAGAGTCAGAAGAATGACGGAGGGGTGCCGCCGCTGCCTCGGCTGTTCACCGCGAAATCGCTTTCTCCCAGGTCGATTGCTCTCCGGAGAATTTGCCGACAAGATCCGCCAGAcgcagacaaagagaaaaaaggccCTATTCTG ACCATTGTGGACTTGCTGGACCAGAGCTACTTCACCGCTCTGCAAGAGCCCGGCAGGATCTTCTCGGCCGACGAGATCGTCGCTTTCATCAACAAGTTCCGCAGAGAGGAACTGGAAAGAAATTCTTTGGCGGTCCCCGAATAA
- a CDS encoding hypothetical protein (encoded by transcript TGME49_312120), which produces MQCVIYFLRSLLPVKALGGRRATLVLPPQVCANGARAAREKIELLGKAQLPAAKKCAENFAECLRKKNELSKRAKTQGRTAFSRWTARREVPRETAASPGEAGLHSHSESFMSGAHSLLRGSQFRRNFEGKHRNNAREICDSDYGSSDSTHA; this is translated from the coding sequence ATGCAGTGCGTAATCTACTTTCTCCGCAGCCTCCTTCCCGTGAAGGCGCTCGGCGGACGTCGCGCAACGCTTGTCTTGCCGCCTCAGGTCTGCGCGAATGGCGCCCGCGCAGCTCGCGAAAAGATCGAGCTTCTAGGCAAAGCGCAGCTCCCTGCGGCGAAGAAGTGTGCGGAAAACTTTGCGGAGTGTCTGAGAAAGAAAAATGAGTTGTCGAAACGGGCGAAAACGCAGGGCAGGACCGCGTTTTCGCGTTGGACAGCAAGACGCGAAGTTCCACGCGAAACCGCGGCTTCTCCTGGGGAGGCAGGCCTGCACAGCCACAGTGAGAGTTTCATGTCAGGAGCACATTCTCTGCTGCGCGGGAGTCAGTTCAGAAGGAATTTCGAAGGGAAGCACAGAAACAACGCGCGGGAGATATGCGACTCGGACTACGGGAGCAGCGACAGCACACATGCGTGA
- a CDS encoding hypothetical protein (encoded by transcript TGME49_312075): MVVKVVSFREQTVLIPTKRGQGVRNSGPQERETAETASLRLHTPAHTCTRIRPDHTTDLLFLSKTAVRRWKCENYGSFSFLRSPLKGLFAVARRRTGGRNRQD; encoded by the exons ATGGTAGTAAAAGTCG tttcGTTTCGCGAGCAGACGGTTTTGATTCCGACCAAACGAGGGCAGGGCGTCAGAAACAGCGGAccgcaggaaagagaaacagcagagacTGCGTCCCTACGTCTCCACACTCCggcacacacatgcacacgcATCCGCCCTGACCATACTACCgacctcctttttctgtcgaagACGGCGGTCAGAAGGTGGAAATGCGAGAACTATGGCAGCTTTAGCTTCCTCCGTTCTCCGCTAAAGGGTCTGTTCGCTGTTGCGAGGAGACGCACGGGAGGCAGAAACCGTCAAGATTAA
- the RPL23 gene encoding ribosomal protein RPL23 (encoded by transcript TGME49_312090), which yields MKRGRGGVGGSKMRVTLGLPVGALINCCDNSGAKNLYIIAVKGWGSCLNRLPACSLGDLVLATVKKGKPDLRKKVHMAIIVRQRRAWRRAEGYFIYFEDNAGVVANNKGEMKGSAVTGPVGKECAELWPKISAAATAIC from the exons ATGAAGAGAG gCAGAGGAGGTGTCGGTGGCAGCAAGATGAGGGTGACCCTCG GTCTCCCCGTCGGCGCCCTGATCAACTGCTGCGACAACAGTGGCGCCAAGAACCTGTACATCATTGCCGTCAAG GGCTGGGGCAGCTGCCTGAACCGCCTCCCCGCTTGCTCGCTCGGCGACTTGGTGCTGGCCACAGTCAAGAAGGGGAAGCCCGACTTGAGGAAGAAAGTTCACATGGCGATTATCGTccgacagaggagagcgtGGCGTCGCGCGGAAGGCTACTTCATTTACTTCGAGGACAACGCGGGCGTTGTCGCAAACAACAAGGGAGAAATGAAGGGATCTGCTGTCACTGGTCCCGTTGGAAAGGAGTGTGCTGAGCTGTGGCCCAAGATCTCTGCGGCGGCCACTGCGATCTGCTAA
- a CDS encoding hypothetical protein (encoded by transcript TGME49_312105~Signal peptide predicted by SignalP 2.0 HMM (probability 0.998) with cleavage site probability 0.333 at residue 25~Predicted trans-membrane domain (TMHMM2.0):6-29), whose protein sequence is MHRRRRVFVLAVFLFLDGVPLRSCALPGFRPSSRNRVSLSIHPTICPPFGAEDSLACVAPLLSTNPRKKERHCRRHSSAETASRFQVSQRVAAAPAQRVYLSCFGLF, encoded by the exons atgcacaggcgtCGACGCGTTTTCGTGT TGGctgttttcttgtttctcgatGGAGTTCCTTTGCGCTCGTGTGCGCTGCCCGGTTTTCGGCCTTCTTCAAGGAACAGGGTCTCCCTGTCGATACACCCGACAATTTGCCCTCCGTTCGGGGCGGAGGATTCGCTTGCCTGTGTGGCGCCTCTCCTGTCGACGAATCcacgaaaaaaggaacgcCACTGTCGCAGACACTCTTCAGCAGAAACTGCTTCCCGTTTTCAGGTCTCACAGCGAGTTGCCGCCGCTCCGGCTCAACGAGTTTATCTCAGTTGCTTTGGTCTTTTCTGA
- the PMCAA1 gene encoding plasma membrane-type Ca(2+)-ATPase A1 PMCAA1 (encoded by transcript TGME49_312100~Product name based on PMID:11226155.~Predicted trans-membrane domain (TMHMM2.0):32-55:98-121:127-150:164-187:219-242:251-271:291-314:571-591:597-620:839-862:881-904) gives MEDWKEQFRVVPRLFRDKWAAGLLDYVVRSPGLLISFLVLAVGQLFLTFFFLQLFRAPLLFTWWQQTSSLLCAFVLGEFGASFHDFRYFPRLQLPSTQSFLDFLPCSLSYCLFMLFSNVLISHIPNPLYLPVVSAVAVGLTQVFHFFGCSTAPEPTPLRALSVSLLVFPALICCVVSGSQFFLFALLSTAATVLFRACFLPKALHAASGRGAELNLCQNLTGALLLSLPALLVSDCPPTLTFSPFSLDLRNWQVGGCWVAVAVLPFFRNVIGNRLMRDGGADVWRAAEILALLLASFVAALFLPASLAFCATYAMVLAGRLLGCLDSLAADEKRGHLRRALIREAPDSEDENSCSDEPVLFVYSDGPATSFAQGSPSDLWPDDEDKEVFAERRAQLIDIVHAYVTRVHHEDVDMIDEMGGVRAIASALGSDLADGLPILKRHDSSLRASSFDGAAAIRESSQGFETVVVRTLGSLQTGDAATGVTLGRSETREAPQRPRCLQTRPAGSDADPLTGLASQESWITRLLRRSIGSEQGGDLVQTQQRRFGVNRIPHRPLTSFWTLLIEAASDATLRVLMLCGLLSVVLALLFSKEPEVEILEGIAIWVAVLVVVVVTAGNDWMKEQQFAKLSVVKDDKRCTVVRSGHKEQISVFQLVVGDVLHLEAGDEVPADALVVQGRDLTVDESSLTGESDMIRKAPFQQCLNEALSRETAFSSALDSAENLPAPGSSVDHRRRSRGSFGAPSSGAPLQAQTCTTSSACADTLKSEGGVCRQLELARHHEVASPVLLSGTTVSTGSGTALVVAVGRYSQVGQMFQKLAYDAEPTPLQRKLNALAEDIGTFGLISAVVAFFVLLLEFWVMYFLQDPSKRESAVDVVHDHVEFFVTAITMLVVAVPEGLPLAVTISLAYSIGQMLRDQNYVRRLAACEIMGGANEICSDKTGTLTKNQMTVTQFWDGEKTFCIPSSRGEQTPGADPLSMAAEGEDVADDMSLHAQDASRRGYIPLSAHSTAASSASPHFAKSSCGGAAVSEGLAELQEKNFKWEVLMQAIALNSTAFLETEEVVVAQGTGEETRFTQVKHVGSPTECALLAFQDEHCGGDYASTRRLYLGEDEVELIAREDFSSDRKMMTSVVRILKNSGDSTGETSPASPGLLRVFVKGAGERVLAQCSSVLVADQVIPLTPERKAEVEKTVVDAMAAEALRTICLAYRDIDPEREPDWRERCAAPHQMFMKGETQLTCLGIAGIEDPVRDEVPGAVAQCQRAGIKVRMVTGDNIITAKAIAKRCEIFHEESGGLAMLGPDFTRAIGGVVCQTCQTEVCACATDAKTAEEQNKPLRVDVVRDLDAFDKIWTRLEVLARSQPSDKYALVTALKQKGRVVAVTGDGTNDAPALKKADVGFAMGLSGKEVAKQAADIVMLDDNFTCIVKAVKWGRNVYDNIRRFLQFQLTVNVVAVALTVVCTAVQREAPLSAVQMLWVNLIMDSFASLALATESPTDDLLNRKPQGRDSYLISRSMLTSIVAASIYQLTVMIGLIFFGERFLPETKWTFLSDEDRRNLGFCEFSDCDFGMYTGTRMLSGRRYKLFSTEDDYKLEWLREVGPSRHGTFVFNTFVFMQIFNTINARDVDDTQIEKSTSLSAAILGMVRNPLGLGIWVLIVLGQVLMTECGGRLLGCHQEGLNREQWMLSLLLGLGGLLWGRLPRVFPSLYKLAPEFGSREETLEETHSLALELRGRTPERMNERLGLASYTFAKKYAKKARLMTLSRLRTRRLEGGRDGRGRGVSSFAGIRNRGASRGDARVAPRQNKACSPPLSDAREEACIEMQ, from the exons ATGGAGGACTGGAAGGAGCAGTTTCGAGTCGTGCCGCGTCTCTTCCGAGACAAGTGGGCGGCGGGGCTGCTCGACTACGTCGTTCGAAGTCCAGGCCTTCtcatctcttttcttgtgcTCGCAGTCGGCCAGCTTTTCCtcactttctttttcctgcagCTCTTCCGCGCGCCCCTGCTGTTCACCTGGTGGCAGCAGACTTCGTCGTTGCTCTGCGCGTTCGTTCTCGGCGAGTTTGGCGCGTCCTTCCACGATTTCCGGTACTTTCCGCGTCTCCAGTTGCCGAGCACCCAGTCCTTTCTTGACTTCCTGCCCTGCTCGCTGTCTTACTGCCTGTTTATGCTCTTCTCCAACGTCCTCATTTCCCATATCCCGAATCCACTGTACCTCCCGGTCGTCTCTGCGGTTGCCGTCGGTCTCACGCAGGTCTTTCACTTCTTTGGCTGCTCCACGGCGCCTGAACCGACCCCTCTGCGTGCTCTCTCGGTGagtcttcttgtcttccccGCTTTGATCTGCTGCGTCGTCTCGGGCTCTcagtttttcctcttcgcgctGCTCTCCACTGCCGCCACCGTTCTCTTTCGCGCATGCTTCTTGCCCaaggctctgcatgcagcgagcgGCCGCGGAGCCGAGTTGAACCTTTGCCAGAACCTGACGGgggcgctgcttctctctctcccggcACTTCTTGTCTCCGACTGCCCCCCTACACTCACGTTCTCGcccttctccctcgaccTCCGGAACTGGCAAGTCGGCGGCTGCTGGGTCGCGGTGGCAGTTCTGCCATTTTTTCGGAACGTCATAGGAAACCGTCTGATGCGGGATGGCGGCGCGGATGTCTGGAGAGCTGCGGAGATCCTCGCGCTCCTTCTTGCGAGCTTCGTCGCCGCCCTGTTCCTCCCTGCCAGCCTCGCGTTCTGCGCGACCTACGCGATGGTTCTCGCTGGCCGCCTTCTCGGGTGTCTGGACAGCCTGGCGGCTgacgagaagcgaggacACCTGCGGCGCGCGTTGATCCGTGAGGCTCCGGACTCCGAAGACGAGAACAGTTGCTCAGACGAGCCTGTGCTGTTTGTGTATTCCGACGGCCCGGCTACTTCCTTCGCGCAGGGTTCGCCGTCGGATCTGTGGcccgacgacgaagacaaggaagTTTTCGCCGAGCGCCGCGCTCAGCTCATCGACATTGTCCACGCCTACGTAACGCGAGTGCACCACGAGGACGTCGACATGATCGACGAGATGGGCGGCGTTCGGGCAATCGCCAGCGCGCTCGGCTCGGACCTTGCGGACGGTTTGCCGATTCTGAAGCGACACGACTCTTCCctccgcgcctcctccttcGACGGTGCAGCCGCCATTCGCGAAAGCTCTCAGGGATTTGAAACAGTCGTGGTGAGGACGCTTGGAAGTCTCCAGACGGGGGATGCGGCGACGGGGGTCACGCTAGGGCGCTCGGAGACTCGAGAGGCGCCGCAGCGCCCCAGATGTCTCCAGACCCGGCCAGCAGGCAGCGACGCAGATCCCCTGACGGGTTTGGCGAGTCAGGAGTCGTGGATTACTCGGCTCTTGAGGCGCAGCATAGGAAGCGAGCAGGGTGGGGACTTGGTGCAGACTCAGCAGCGGCGATTCGGTGTCAATCGAATCCCGCATCGACCGCTGACTTCCTTTTGGACGTTGTTGATCGAAGCCGCGAGCGACGCGACCCTCCGAGTGCTCATGCTCTGTGGGTTGCTCTCCGTCGTTCTCGCGCTGCTCTTCTCGAAGGAGCCGGAGGTGGAGATTCTCGAAGGCATCGCAATTTGGGTCGCCGTGCTGGTCGTCGTCGTCGTGACGGCGGGGAACGACTGGATGAAGGAGCAGCAATTCGCGAAGCTCTCCGTCGTGAAGGACGACAAAAGGTGCACAGTCGTTCGCAGCGGCCACAAGGAGCAGATCTCCGTGTTCCAACTCGTTGTCGGCGACGTTCTACACCTCGAGGCTGGCGACGAAGTCCCTGCAGATGCCCTCGTCGTCCAGGGTCGAGACTTGACTGTCGACGAGAGCTCGCTTACTGGCGAAAGCGATATGATTCGAAAGGCGCCTTTCCAGCAGTGTCTCAACGAAGCGCTTTCGCGAGAGACCGCCTTCAGCAGTGCCCTCGACAGCGCGGAGAACCTGCCTGCGCCTGGCTCTTCCGTCGACCACCGTCGTCGCTCGAGGGGTTCCTTTGGAGCTCCAAGTTCCGGAGCCCCGCTGCAGGCGCAAACGTGCACAACTTCCAGCGCCTGCGCAGACACTTtgaagagcgaaggcggcgtCTGCAGGCAACTCGAGTTGGCGCGCCACCACGAAGTTGCCTCGCCTGTGCTTCTCTCAGGGACGACGGTGAGCACAGGGAGCGGTACGGCGCTCGTCGTCGCAGTCGGCCGGTACTCGCAGGTCGGCCAGATGTTTCAGAAGCTTGCGTACGACGCAGAACCAACGCCTCTGCAGAGGAAGCTGAACGCGTTGGCCGAGGACATCGGAACGTTCGGTTTGATCAGCGCGGtggtcgccttcttcgtgcTCCTTCTCGAGTTTTGGGTCATGTACTTTCTCCAGGATCCGTCGAAGCGGGAGTCCGCCGTCGACGTCGTTCACGACCATGTCGAGTTCTTCGTCACAGCGATCACGATGCTCGTCGTGGCTGTGCCAGAGGgtctgcctctcgctgtcACGATTTCGCTAGCCTACTCGATTGGACAGATGCTCAGAGACCAGAACTACGTCCGGCGCCTCGCTGCCTGCGAAATCATGGGCGGCGCAAACGAGATCTGCAGCGACAAGACCGGCACACTCACGAAAAACCAAATGACTGTCACACAGTTTTGGGATGGCGAGAAGACGTTCTGCATTCCTTCGTCTCGTGGTGAGCAGACTCCAGGAGCCGATCCTCTGTCGATGGCggcggaaggcgaagacgtcGCTGACGAcatgtctctgcatgcacaagaCGCCAGCCGGCGCGGATACATTCCCCTGTCCGCGCACTCCACGGcggcctcttctgcttcgccgcaCTTTGCGAAGTCGAGCTGTGGGggcgctgctgtctccgaggGCCTCGCCGAGTTGCAGGAGAAGAACTTCAAATGGGAGGTTCTTATGCAGGCGATTGCGTTGAACAGCACGGCGTtcctggagacagaggaagtcGTTGTGGCTCAAGggacaggcgaagagacgcgTTTCACGCAAGTCAAACATGTAGGTTCCCCGACAGAGTgtgctcttctcgccttccaaGATGAGCACTGTGGCGGGGACTACGCGTCGACTCGTCGGCTGTATTTGGGCGAGGACGAAGTCGAGCTGATTGCCCGCGAGGACTTCtccagcgacagaaagatgATGACGTCCGTCGTGCGTATCCTCAAAAACTCAGGAGACTCCACAGGAGAAAcgtcgcctgcctcgccCGGCCTTCTCCGGGTCTTCGTCAAGGGTGCCGGCGAACGCGTTCTCGCGCAGTGTTCCTCTGTATTGGTTGCAGACCAAGTCATCCCGCTCACcccggagagaaaggcagaagtcgagaagacgGTCGTCGACGCGATGGCTGCCGAGGCGCTGCGCACGATCTGCCTCGCGTACAGAGACATCGACCCGGAGAGAGAACCTGACTGGCGGGAGCGCTGCGCCGCCCCACACCAGATGTTCatgaagggagagacgcagctgaCGTGTCTGGGGATCGCCGGAATCGAAGATCCGGTACGCGACGAAGTCCCAGGAGCGGTCGCGCAGTGTCAACGCGCAGGCATCAAGGTCCGAATGGTGACGGGAGACAACATCATTACGGCCAAGGCGATTGCGAAGAGGTGCGAGATCTTCCACGAGGAGTCTGGGGGACTCGCGATGCTCGGCCCGGACTTCACGCGAGCAATTGGCGGAGTCGTCTGCCAGACTTGTCAGACCGaagtgtgtgcatgcgcaacgGACGCGAAGACGGCGGAGGAGCAGAACAAGCCTCTGCGAGTCGACGTCGTTCGAGACCTCGACGCCTTCGACAAGATCTGGACGCGTCTCGAGGTCCTCGCCAGGTCGCAGCCGAGCGACAAGTATGCGCTTGTCACTGCGCTCAAGCAGAAGGGTCGCGTTGTGGCTGTGACTGGCGACGGGACGAACGACGCGCCTGCGCTCAAGAAGGCCGACGTCGGCTTCGCCATGGGCTTGTCTGGCAAAGAAGTCGCGAAGCAAGCTGCAGACATCGTCATGCTCGATGACAACTTCACCTGCATCGTCAAAGCCGTGAAGTGGGGTAGAAACGTCTACGACAACATTCGCCGCTTCCTCCAGTTCCAGTTGACTGTGAACGTAGTCGCCGTGGCGCTGACTGTCGTCTGTACGGCGGTCCAGCGCGAGGCGCCTCTCTCAGCTGTCCAGATGCTCTGGGTGAACCTGATCATGgactccttcgcctctctcgccctgGCGACGGAAAGTCCCACCGATGACCTGCTGAACCGGAAGCCTcaaggcagagacagctaCTTGATCTCGCGCTCCATGCTCACCAGCATCGTCGCCGCGTCGATCTACCAGCTCACAGTGATGATTGGACTGATCTTCTTCGGCGAACGCTTCCTCCCGGAAACCAAGTGGACCTTCCTTTCAGACGAAGATCGACGAAACCTTGGCTTCTGCGAATTCTCCGACTGCGACTTCGGCATGT ATACGGGGACTCGAATGCTGTCGGGTCGCCGCTACAAGCTGTTCTCGACTGAGGACGACTACAAGCTGGAGTGGCTGAGAGAAGTTGGGCCTTCTCGCCACGGGACCTTCGTCTTCAATACGTTTGTGTTTATGCAAATCTTCAACACGATCAACGCGCGAGATGTCGACGACACACAAATCGAGAAAAGCACGAGTCTCTCCGCTGCCATCCTCGGCATGGTGCGAAACCCCCTTGGCCTGGGCATCTGGGTCCTCATTGTCTTGGGCCAGGTTCTCATGACAGAATGCGGCGGCCGCCTTCTCGGCTGTCACCAAGAG GGACTGAACAGAGAACAGTGGATGTTGAGTCTGCTGCTCGGACTGGGCGGACTGTTGTGGGGGCGCCTGCCTCGtgtgtttccttcgctgTACAAGCTGGCGCCGGAATTCGGCAGtcgcgaggagacgctcGAGGAGACTCACAGCCTCGCGTTGGAACTGCGAGGACGGACGCCCGAAAGAATGAACGAGCGACTCGGCCTCGCGAGTTACACGTTCGCTAAGAAGTATGCCAAAAAAGCGAGACTGATGACTCTCAGTCGCCTCCGGACGCGACGCCTGGAGGGCgggagagacggcagaggccgcggcgtttcttcgttcgccGGAATCCGCAATCGAGGAGCCTCCAGAGGAGACGCTCGCGTTGCGCCGAGACAGAACAAAGCCTGTTCCCCTCCACTCAGTGACGCCAGGGAGGAGGCATGCATAGAAATGCAATGA